The following coding sequences are from one Zonotrichia albicollis isolate bZonAlb1 chromosome 13, bZonAlb1.hap1, whole genome shotgun sequence window:
- the GABARAPL2 gene encoding gamma-aminobutyric acid receptor-associated protein-like 2, whose amino-acid sequence MKWMFKEDHALEHRCVESAKIRAKYPDRVPVIVEKVSGSQIVDIDKRKYLVPSDITVAQFMWIIRKRIQLPSEKAIFLFVDKTVPQSSLTMGQLYEKEKDEDGFLYVAYSGENTFGF is encoded by the exons ATGAAGTGGATGTTCAAGGAGGACCACGCGCTGG AGCACAGATGTGTCGAGTCCGCAAAAATCCGAGCCAAATACCCCGACCGTGTCCCG GTCATAGTGGAGAAGGTCTCAGGATCTCAGATTGTTGATATTGACAAGAGGAAGTACTTAGTTCCGTCTGACATCACCGTGGCCCAGTTCATGTGGATCATCAGGAAGAGGATTCAACTGCCATCTGAGAAGGCAATATTCCTCTTTGTAGACAAGACTGTCCCACAATCCAG cTTAACTATGGGACAACTTTATGAGAAGGAAAAGGATGAGGATGGATTCTTGTATGTTGCCTACAGTGGAGAGAACACATTTGGTTTCTGA